A stretch of Arachis hypogaea cultivar Tifrunner chromosome 15, arahy.Tifrunner.gnm2.J5K5, whole genome shotgun sequence DNA encodes these proteins:
- the LOC112750619 gene encoding pentatricopeptide repeat-containing protein At3g57430, chloroplastic, with amino-acid sequence MDSMSVPSILIACGREGDLMKGKEVHGYVFKNCEFDVDTPIGNTLIDMYGKCGCLNDSEKVFKTMRTVNVVTWTTMISCYGMHGNGEEALLLFQKMVNGGITPNSVTLTAVLASCSHSGLIDQGKKIFNSISSGYGLQPSAEHYACMVDLFGRAGYLVEALELLRSMKSLGTGSIWGALLAGCVMHKNVEIAEIAAHHLFQLEPNNASNYIALCGIYQSHGMLDGIATVRERMREQGLIKTPGCSWISIGGRAHKFYQGDLSHPLSHLIERITHQISNTQLLDDDFGIVTHDDTCMMAHGFVDL; translated from the coding sequence ATGGATTCCATGTCTGTTCCTAGCATTTTAATTGCTTGTGGGAGGGAAGGAGACTTAATGAAAGGGAAAGAAGTTCATGGGTACGTCTTTAAGAATTGCGAGTTTGATGTGGATACTCCCATTGGTAACACCTTAATTGATATGTATGGGAAGTGTGGATGCTTAAATGATTCAGAGAAGGTTTTCAAGACAATGCGCACCGTGAACGTGGTTACGTGGACTACCATGATATCATGTTATGGTATGCATGGAAATGGGGAGGAAGCGCTCTTGCTATTTCAAAAGATGGTTAATGGAGGAATTACACCAAATTCTGTCACACTTACAGCAGTGTTAGCTAGTTGTAGCCACTCTGGTCTGATAGACCAAGGAAAGAaaattttcaattcaattagtTCCGGTTATGGATTGCAGCCAAGTGCTGAACACTATGCATGTATGGTAGATCTTTTCGGCCGTGCTGGGTATCTTGTTGAAGCACTTGAGTTGTTGAGGAGCATGAAATCGTTAGGAACGGGAAGCATCTGGGGTGCGCTTCTTGCTGGTTGTGTAATGCACAAGAATGTTGAGATTGCGGAAATTGCAGCTCATCATCTTTTCCAATTAGAACCAAATAATGCTAGTAACTACATAGCCCTATGTGGCATCTATCAGTCTCATGGTATGCTTGATGGAATTGCAACTGTTAGAGAAAGAATGAGAGAACAAGGTTTGATTAAAACTCCTGGTTGTAGCTGGATCAGTATTGGAGGAAGGGCTCATAAATTCTATCAAGGTGATTTGTCTCATCCATTGTCTCATTTAATTGAAAGAATAACACATCAAATTAGCAACACTCAGTTATTGGATGATGATTTTGGTATTGTTACACATGATGATACCTGCATGATGGCTCATGGCTTTGTAGATCTTTAA